The following proteins come from a genomic window of Finegoldia magna ATCC 29328:
- the malQ gene encoding 4-alpha-glucanotransferase yields the protein MNDNRKAGILCPVFSLSSKYGIGSFGESAYKFVRFLKKSNQTYWQILPLVPISSDGNSPYLSPSTFAGNYMYIDIDKLVDDGLLSESDVHGYKFEDDFVDYDYVAKSKNEILRKAFERNKDLKIIDTQNFSERELVRGFCLFQALKKHFNGKSWLDFPDDIKYRKKKSVDYYENLLKDEIEYNVFVQCVFYKQYFELKNYANDLGIKIFGDLPIYVSKESSDMWQNPDMFVVNEDLSPKLVAGVPPDRFSETGQYWGNPVYDWNYCEKTGFDWWLKRLNHNLKMYDVIRLDHFRGFEAFWAIDASKSTAENGHWVKAKGDEFFEILKKKNLIDRVVAEDLGLITDDVINLRDRFGFNGMKVMQFAFDVNEESDYLPHNVGENCVYYTGTHDNQTLRGFVNSRSSDELEYIKNYVNSADVEMSLIKVAYMTNSCLCICQMQDFLGLDDDYRTNTPNTLGNWTWRMKKDWLTDELAEKISEITKLYNRD from the coding sequence ATGAATGACAATAGAAAAGCAGGGATTTTGTGTCCTGTGTTCAGTTTGAGTTCTAAATATGGAATCGGAAGTTTTGGAGAGAGTGCGTACAAGTTTGTGAGGTTTTTGAAGAAATCGAATCAGACTTATTGGCAGATATTGCCACTTGTTCCGATTAGTTCTGATGGAAACAGCCCGTATTTGTCGCCGTCAACTTTTGCTGGAAACTACATGTACATCGACATCGACAAGTTGGTTGACGATGGTTTGCTGAGTGAGAGTGATGTTCATGGCTACAAATTCGAAGACGATTTTGTGGATTACGATTATGTTGCAAAATCAAAGAATGAGATTCTACGAAAAGCATTTGAACGTAACAAGGATTTGAAGATAATCGACACGCAAAATTTTAGTGAGCGTGAACTTGTTCGTGGATTTTGTTTGTTTCAGGCTTTGAAAAAGCATTTTAATGGCAAATCTTGGTTGGATTTTCCGGATGATATAAAATACCGCAAGAAGAAAAGCGTCGATTATTACGAAAATTTGTTAAAAGATGAGATTGAATACAATGTGTTCGTACAATGTGTGTTTTACAAGCAGTATTTCGAATTGAAAAATTACGCGAATGATTTGGGGATAAAAATATTTGGCGATTTGCCGATTTATGTGTCGAAGGAAAGCAGCGATATGTGGCAAAATCCAGATATGTTTGTGGTGAACGAGGATTTGTCGCCGAAACTTGTCGCAGGAGTTCCTCCGGACAGATTTTCTGAAACTGGGCAGTATTGGGGAAATCCTGTGTATGATTGGAATTATTGTGAAAAAACTGGATTTGATTGGTGGTTGAAGAGGTTGAATCATAATTTGAAAATGTACGATGTGATTCGTCTGGATCATTTTAGAGGATTTGAAGCTTTTTGGGCGATTGATGCATCGAAAAGCACTGCTGAAAATGGGCACTGGGTTAAGGCAAAAGGCGATGAGTTTTTCGAGATTTTGAAGAAAAAGAACTTGATTGACAGGGTTGTTGCCGAGGATTTGGGCTTGATTACTGATGATGTTATCAATCTGCGTGACAGATTTGGTTTCAATGGCATGAAGGTGATGCAATTTGCGTTTGATGTGAACGAGGAGTCGGATTATTTGCCGCACAATGTGGGAGAAAATTGTGTTTACTACACTGGAACTCACGACAATCAAACGTTGAGGGGATTTGTAAATAGCAGAAGTTCTGATGAGCTTGAATACATTAAAAATTATGTGAATTCAGCTGATGTTGAAATGTCTTTGATAAAGGTAGCGTACATGACAAATTCTTGTTTGTGTATTTGTCAGATGCAGGATTTCTTGGGACTTGATGATGATTACAGGACTAACACTCCGAATACTTTGGGTAATTGGACGTGGAGAATGAAAAAAGATTGGCTTACAGATGAACTTGCAGAAAAAATATCTGAGATTACGAAACTCTACAACAGGGATTAG
- the thiD gene encoding bifunctional hydroxymethylpyrimidine kinase/phosphomethylpyrimidine kinase, with amino-acid sequence MKKVLTIAGSDCSGGAGIQADIKTMSAHGVYAMSVIVSVVAENTFEVVSIEDLPDKIIKDQIDCIYNDMGTDAVKIGMLSNKRIMSCVRDKLLENKPENVVLDPVMYAKHGACLMQEDAIDLLIEDLIALCTCITPNIPEAERISGMKIDGVDDMKKAAVIIRNMGAKYVLVKGGHHVGDAIDILYDGENFHEFVNEKIDTKNTHGTGCTLSSAIASNLALGKSIYDAVKSSKEYITNAIKHDLHIGKGNGPTNHFYKFFEGELKNE; translated from the coding sequence ATGAAGAAAGTTCTTACGATTGCAGGTTCTGATTGTTCGGGCGGCGCGGGAATTCAAGCGGATATCAAGACTATGTCAGCACACGGGGTGTATGCGATGAGCGTTATTGTTTCGGTGGTTGCTGAGAATACTTTTGAGGTGGTGTCGATTGAGGATTTGCCCGATAAGATTATAAAGGATCAGATTGATTGTATTTATAATGATATGGGCACTGACGCTGTGAAGATTGGAATGTTATCGAACAAGAGGATTATGAGTTGTGTTAGGGATAAATTATTGGAGAACAAACCAGAAAATGTGGTGTTGGATCCTGTGATGTATGCAAAGCACGGCGCTTGTTTGATGCAAGAAGATGCGATTGATTTGTTGATTGAGGATTTAATTGCCTTATGCACGTGCATAACTCCGAATATTCCAGAGGCAGAGAGAATCAGTGGAATGAAAATCGACGGTGTGGATGATATGAAAAAGGCAGCTGTGATTATTCGTAACATGGGAGCGAAATACGTTCTTGTGAAGGGCGGTCACCATGTGGGAGATGCGATTGATATTTTGTATGATGGCGAGAATTTCCACGAATTTGTGAATGAAAAGATTGACACGAAGAACACTCATGGGACTGGTTGCACGCTTTCAAGTGCGATTGCCAGTAATTTGGCGCTTGGAAAGTCGATATATGACGCTGTAAAATCAAGCAAGGAATACATTACTAATGCTATCAAGCATGATTTGCATATTGGCAAGGGAAATGGGCCGACAAATCATTTCTACAAATTTTTTGAAGGAGAGTTGAAAAATGAATAA
- the thiE gene encoding thiamine phosphate synthase, which yields MNKQFNLGLNLVTNKQTLKGRDLTETIEIALKNGADSVRLREKNMDTRSIMQEAFKIKEITQRMGKLLIVNDRVDIAKACDVDGVHLGQKDMPIKYAREMLGDDKIIGISCHTLEQALEAQEAGADYIGVGAIFPTFTGDDFLMVTIDTLKEISEKIHVPITAIGGINKNNIRMIFDSNVDSVSLTSAVFSTGDVAASTQELKQKFDMILKK from the coding sequence ATGAATAAACAATTTAACTTAGGGTTGAACTTGGTCACGAACAAACAAACTCTCAAGGGAAGGGATTTGACGGAGACTATTGAGATTGCGCTGAAAAATGGTGCGGATTCTGTTAGACTTAGAGAAAAAAACATGGACACTAGAAGCATTATGCAAGAGGCTTTCAAGATAAAAGAAATTACTCAACGCATGGGCAAGCTTTTGATTGTGAATGACAGGGTTGATATTGCGAAGGCATGCGATGTCGACGGAGTGCATTTGGGACAAAAGGATATGCCGATAAAATACGCGAGGGAGATGCTCGGAGACGACAAGATTATTGGGATTAGTTGTCACACTTTGGAACAAGCGTTAGAGGCACAAGAGGCTGGCGCTGATTACATTGGTGTGGGGGCGATTTTTCCGACGTTCACGGGAGATGATTTCTTGATGGTTACAATCGACACGTTAAAGGAGATTTCCGAGAAGATTCACGTTCCAATTACTGCGATTGGCGGTATTAACAAGAACAATATTAGGATGATTTTCGACAGTAATGTGGATTCGGTGTCGTTGACATCAGCGGTTTTTTCAACGGGAGATGTCGCAGCATCAACACAGGAGTTGAAACAAAAATTCGATATGATTTTGAAAAAATAA
- a CDS encoding MarR family winged helix-turn-helix transcriptional regulator, with protein sequence MNTKKSMAVYIYMSRVINTLRRENNKLILKHNLTLGQFAVMEALYSKGRLSTGEVMEKILSTSGNIPVIVKNLEKDGFITRKQDEADKRRYILDLTDKGKDLMDEIVPENLKFMDELISLWDDEDKKELIILMNKFRRKYEEENFE encoded by the coding sequence ATGAATACTAAAAAATCAATGGCGGTGTATATTTATATGAGCAGGGTTATTAATACTCTTCGCCGCGAGAACAATAAATTAATTTTGAAGCACAATCTTACTTTGGGTCAGTTTGCAGTTATGGAGGCTTTATATTCTAAGGGCAGGCTTTCAACTGGAGAGGTTATGGAGAAGATTTTGTCTACGAGTGGAAATATTCCTGTTATCGTGAAGAACTTGGAGAAAGATGGTTTTATTACGAGGAAGCAGGATGAGGCTGACAAGAGAAGATATATTCTTGATTTGACTGATAAGGGAAAAGATTTGATGGATGAGATTGTTCCAGAGAATTTGAAATTCATGGATGAATTGATTTCTTTGTGGGATGATGAGGACAAGAAAGAATTGATAATATTGATGAATAAATTCAGGAGGAAATATGAAGAGGAAAATTTTGAATAG
- a CDS encoding pirin family protein gives MKRKILNRTQGFRTKDGAGVSLVRVLSRNTTKEYDPILMLDSFDSVDPDDYIKGFPMHPHRGIETITYLREGTMTHKDSMGNEDTITDNEVQWMTAGSGIMHEEMPKPSKRMLGVQLWLNLLSKDKMVRPHYQSLRGDDLKIVEEDFAKIKVISGEYKGTKGYAPKYLPLDFYEIEIKKNEEFTIDTKDDQQVILFTLIGDIEVEGDVVSEKTAVTTTDGDKLTIKAKDEDVIVLFLQSIPTNEPIAWEGPIVMNTNEDLRQASLDLRNGTFIKEKPEEDQ, from the coding sequence ATGAAGAGGAAAATTTTGAATAGGACGCAGGGTTTTAGGACGAAGGATGGGGCTGGTGTTAGTCTTGTGAGGGTTTTGAGCCGCAACACTACGAAAGAATACGATCCGATTTTGATGTTGGATTCTTTTGACAGCGTTGATCCTGATGATTATATTAAGGGATTTCCGATGCATCCACATCGAGGTATTGAGACGATAACGTATTTGCGTGAGGGTACGATGACTCACAAGGATTCGATGGGAAATGAGGACACGATTACTGACAACGAGGTTCAATGGATGACTGCTGGAAGTGGGATTATGCACGAGGAGATGCCGAAACCATCAAAGAGGATGCTTGGTGTTCAATTGTGGTTGAATTTACTTTCAAAGGACAAGATGGTAAGGCCTCATTATCAATCGCTTCGTGGAGATGATTTGAAGATTGTTGAGGAAGATTTTGCGAAGATTAAGGTTATTTCTGGAGAATATAAGGGTACAAAAGGATATGCGCCGAAATATTTGCCGCTAGACTTTTACGAGATCGAGATTAAGAAGAACGAGGAATTTACGATTGACACGAAAGATGATCAGCAAGTTATTTTGTTTACGTTGATTGGAGATATTGAGGTGGAAGGTGATGTTGTTTCTGAAAAAACAGCTGTGACGACTACTGATGGCGACAAATTGACAATTAAAGCGAAGGATGAGGATGTAATTGTTCTATTTTTACAATCTATTCCTACGAATGAACCGATTGCTTGGGAAGGTCCAATTGTTATGAATACTAACGAAGATTTGAGACAAGCGAGCTTGGATTTGAGAAACGGAACTTTTATCAAGGAAAAACCTGAAGAGGATCAATAA
- a CDS encoding nitroreductase family protein, whose protein sequence is MTNIEKSLQNRRTIYSLDKNIKSNEAEITKTIKNITELTPDAYGIRSQRVVVVFKDDHDKLWDKIGEVFNGKVAEEKINMFKSGYGTVLYFSDEETLKKASEDTGADVEKFEHWAAQSIGMLELNIWTALEELGLGANIQHYNPVIDDAVKEMFDIPKSWKLDAQMVFGNKTADPDPKEKENINNRVIVK, encoded by the coding sequence ATGACAAATATTGAAAAATCACTACAAAACAGAAGAACTATTTACAGTTTGGACAAGAATATTAAATCAAACGAAGCGGAAATCACAAAAACTATCAAGAATATTACTGAGTTGACACCTGATGCTTACGGTATCAGAAGTCAAAGAGTTGTGGTTGTTTTCAAGGATGACCACGATAAGTTATGGGACAAAATCGGTGAGGTTTTCAACGGAAAGGTTGCTGAGGAAAAGATAAATATGTTCAAGAGTGGCTACGGAACTGTGTTGTATTTTTCTGACGAAGAAACTTTGAAGAAGGCTTCAGAAGATACAGGCGCTGATGTTGAAAAGTTTGAGCATTGGGCAGCACAATCTATCGGAATGTTGGAGCTAAATATTTGGACTGCACTTGAAGAATTGGGCTTGGGTGCAAATATCCAACACTACAATCCAGTTATAGACGATGCGGTTAAGGAAATGTTCGATATTCCAAAATCTTGGAAACTAGACGCACAAATGGTATTCGGTAACAAAACTGCCGATCCAGATCCAAAGGAAAAGGAAAACATCAACAACAGAGTTATTGTAAAATAA
- a CDS encoding MATE family efflux transporter: protein MGNDKSIREFGKYVFLNIFAQIAFSCYTLMDTYFVSWKLKADGLSALNIAFPMFCIINGMGLMIGIGGGIKYSIFKSKDMDDDANTIFTNAVVLGVSIACLFVISGMFFSDKLVRFLGADDSIFEMTNTYLRVMTLFAPAFFMNNILQCFVRNDRNPRLSMAAMVIGSISNVILDYVFIFPMNMGIFGAIFATGLAPIISMMVIAPYIIARNNGFHLNKNIFDFHSIREIVSKGMFALLTEATSASVMFTFNMIILGISGNVGVASFSIITVISLVVTAIYTGLSQGIQPLISHYYGKNDVENVGKILKYAVVVQIMLSILIYGEIYFNADILAAFYNKANDVLLQDYAVSGMKIYFVACFFIGFNIVVSTYFTSTERSIKSQVISFARGFVIIIPTALILSKIFAMTGVWAAYPVSEFIVCMMAIVLFFREKSVI from the coding sequence ATGGGTAATGATAAATCTATTCGCGAGTTTGGAAAGTATGTTTTTCTGAATATTTTCGCGCAGATTGCTTTTTCTTGTTATACTTTGATGGATACTTATTTTGTTTCGTGGAAGTTAAAAGCGGACGGTTTGTCGGCTCTTAATATTGCATTTCCGATGTTTTGCATTATTAACGGGATGGGTTTGATGATTGGTATTGGTGGTGGCATCAAGTATTCGATTTTTAAGAGTAAGGATATGGATGATGATGCGAATACTATTTTCACGAATGCGGTGGTTTTGGGTGTTAGCATTGCTTGTTTGTTTGTGATTTCGGGGATGTTTTTCTCTGATAAACTGGTGAGGTTTTTGGGAGCGGACGATAGTATTTTCGAGATGACTAATACTTATTTGAGAGTGATGACGTTATTTGCGCCGGCTTTTTTTATGAATAATATTTTGCAGTGTTTTGTCAGAAATGACAGGAATCCAAGGTTATCGATGGCTGCGATGGTTATTGGTAGTATTTCGAATGTGATTTTGGATTATGTGTTTATTTTTCCGATGAATATGGGGATTTTCGGGGCAATTTTTGCGACGGGTCTTGCTCCAATTATAAGTATGATGGTGATTGCTCCTTATATTATTGCGAGAAACAACGGATTTCATTTAAACAAGAATATTTTTGATTTCCATAGTATTAGGGAGATTGTGTCGAAGGGGATGTTTGCTTTGTTGACGGAGGCGACTTCTGCGAGTGTGATGTTCACTTTCAATATGATTATTCTAGGGATTTCTGGAAATGTCGGGGTGGCTAGTTTCAGCATTATTACTGTGATTTCTTTGGTGGTTACAGCTATTTATACTGGTTTGTCGCAAGGTATTCAACCTTTGATTAGTCATTATTACGGAAAGAATGATGTTGAAAATGTGGGAAAAATTTTGAAGTATGCTGTTGTTGTACAAATTATGTTGTCGATTTTAATTTACGGTGAGATTTATTTCAACGCGGATATTTTAGCGGCGTTTTACAACAAGGCGAATGATGTTTTGCTTCAAGATTACGCTGTGAGTGGCATGAAGATTTATTTTGTCGCGTGCTTTTTCATTGGTTTTAATATTGTGGTTTCGACTTATTTTACGTCAACTGAAAGATCAATTAAATCACAGGTGATTTCATTTGCGAGGGGATTTGTGATTATTATTCCTACGGCTTTGATTTTATCGAAGATTTTTGCAATGACTGGCGTGTGGGCAGCGTATCCTGTGAGTGAATTTATTGTTTGCATGATGGCTATTGTTTTATTTTTCAGAGAAAAGTCTGTGATATAA
- a CDS encoding DNA-deoxyinosine glycosylase, which translates to MKGNYETIVHPLSPLYDENSKILILGSFPSVKTREYGFFYGHPQNRFWKLMEKLFDVDLNVSIDERKKFLLEHNIAVYDSIYQCDIIGSSDSSIKNVVPSNLKEIVDCANIKHVFCNGTASYKCFEKYHKKNLRVDCTKLPSTSPANARYRLDDLVDEWKVILEYL; encoded by the coding sequence ATGAAAGGAAATTACGAGACGATTGTTCATCCGTTGTCGCCTCTTTACGATGAGAATTCCAAGATTTTGATTTTGGGTTCTTTTCCATCGGTGAAGACGAGGGAGTATGGGTTTTTCTACGGCCATCCACAAAACAGGTTTTGGAAGCTGATGGAGAAACTATTCGATGTGGATTTGAACGTTAGTATAGATGAGAGAAAAAAGTTTTTGTTGGAGCATAATATTGCCGTTTACGATTCGATTTATCAGTGCGATATTATTGGCTCATCAGATTCTAGTATCAAAAATGTTGTGCCTTCTAATTTGAAAGAAATTGTGGATTGTGCAAATATTAAACATGTTTTTTGCAATGGGACTGCTTCTTATAAATGTTTCGAGAAGTATCACAAAAAGAATTTGAGGGTGGATTGCACGAAGCTTCCTTCGACATCACCTGCAAATGCGAGGTACAGGCTGGACGATTTGGTAGATGAGTGGAAGGTTATTTTGGAGTATTTGTAA
- a CDS encoding serine dehydratase subunit alpha family protein → MKNYTELLKSELIMALGCTEPISIALAAAKAREVLGDIPTKIEVKCSGNIIKNVKGVTVPNTNGMKGVEAATAIGTVAGDSSLGLEVLSKVTDEDIKAAKCMLDNNIIKVSLKEGVENLDIEIVAEDDKENTVDVEIKNKHTNIVKVTKNDKVIHIDNCYTHTPEYENYDELSVKDIFEYANNVDLDEVRDLLEDQITLNSKISDEGLTGKWGVAMGKILMDEDDSIRSKAKARAAAGSDARMSGCSLPVVINAGSGNQGITCTMPLVVFANEKNYDRETLYRGLLITNLVALHIKRFIGRLSAFCGVTSAGVAAGAGICYMETKNLDLIEKTIGNALMIASGMICDGAKPSCAAKIATAVDAGISGYYLAKNNRNFEAGDGLLKDDIEETIRSIGYVAKEGMKETDIVVLHTMIEK, encoded by the coding sequence ATGAAAAATTATACTGAATTATTAAAATCTGAATTAATTATGGCATTAGGATGTACGGAACCGATTTCTATTGCGTTGGCAGCGGCTAAGGCTAGGGAAGTTTTGGGGGATATTCCAACTAAAATCGAGGTTAAGTGTTCAGGAAATATTATTAAAAACGTTAAGGGTGTCACTGTTCCAAACACTAATGGCATGAAGGGCGTGGAAGCTGCGACTGCTATTGGAACTGTTGCGGGCGATTCTTCACTTGGTCTTGAGGTTTTGTCGAAGGTTACTGATGAGGATATCAAGGCTGCGAAGTGCATGCTTGACAATAATATTATTAAGGTAAGTTTAAAAGAAGGTGTGGAAAACTTAGACATAGAAATCGTAGCTGAAGACGACAAAGAAAACACCGTTGATGTTGAGATTAAAAATAAGCATACAAATATCGTCAAAGTTACAAAAAACGATAAGGTAATACATATTGATAATTGCTACACTCACACTCCAGAATATGAAAATTACGACGAACTTTCTGTAAAAGATATTTTCGAATATGCAAACAATGTTGATTTGGATGAGGTTAGGGATTTGTTAGAAGATCAAATTACGTTGAATTCAAAAATTTCCGATGAAGGTTTAACTGGGAAATGGGGAGTTGCAATGGGCAAGATTTTGATGGATGAAGATGATTCTATCAGATCAAAAGCCAAGGCAAGAGCAGCAGCTGGATCAGATGCTCGTATGAGTGGATGTTCTCTTCCAGTTGTGATTAATGCAGGAAGCGGAAACCAAGGTATAACTTGCACGATGCCACTTGTAGTATTTGCAAACGAAAAAAATTACGACCGCGAAACTTTGTACCGTGGACTTTTGATTACAAACTTGGTAGCACTTCACATCAAGAGATTTATAGGTAGACTTTCAGCTTTTTGTGGAGTTACATCCGCAGGGGTTGCTGCAGGAGCTGGAATTTGCTACATGGAAACTAAAAATTTGGATTTGATTGAAAAAACAATCGGCAATGCCTTGATGATTGCATCCGGTATGATTTGTGACGGTGCAAAACCATCCTGTGCAGCAAAAATCGCAACAGCTGTCGATGCGGGAATTTCGGGATATTATTTGGCGAAAAATAACAGAAACTTCGAAGCTGGCGATGGATTGTTAAAAGATGATATCGAAGAAACCATCAGAAGCATCGGTTATGTTGCCAAGGAAGGCATGAAAGAAACAGATATTGTAGTTCTACACACTATGATTGAAAAGTAA
- a CDS encoding gamma-glutamyl-gamma-aminobutyrate hydrolase family protein, whose protein sequence is MKKPVIGISGSIIIDGSGNFPGYRRSYVNEDYVKSVIKNGGIPYIIPMNSSEEVVREQIQNVDGLILSGGHDVTPRFYNQEPHKNLGGILPERDVFDFNLVKFAIEKNIPILGICRGFQILNVYFGGTLYQDINLKEKTFIKHNQVNFPYLTTHSVDIIENTKLKELFNEESIMVNSFHHQIIDKVAEEFVTSAISKDGVVEAIENPNYKYMLGVQWHPEMLHSTEEKMNLLFSELINSTY, encoded by the coding sequence ATGAAAAAACCAGTTATAGGAATTTCTGGATCTATTATAATCGATGGATCTGGCAATTTTCCAGGATATAGAAGAAGTTATGTAAATGAAGATTATGTAAAATCCGTAATAAAAAATGGCGGAATTCCATATATTATACCAATGAATAGCAGTGAAGAGGTTGTTAGAGAACAAATTCAAAATGTTGATGGTTTGATTTTAAGTGGAGGACATGACGTTACTCCGAGGTTTTACAATCAAGAACCACACAAAAATTTGGGTGGAATTTTGCCTGAAAGAGATGTGTTCGATTTTAATTTAGTAAAATTTGCAATCGAAAAAAACATTCCTATTTTAGGAATTTGTAGAGGATTTCAAATTTTAAACGTTTATTTTGGTGGAACTCTTTATCAAGATATTAATTTGAAAGAAAAAACTTTTATTAAACACAATCAAGTTAATTTTCCTTATTTAACTACTCACAGTGTAGATATTATCGAAAACACAAAATTAAAAGAACTTTTTAATGAAGAATCAATTATGGTTAACTCATTCCACCATCAAATTATAGACAAGGTAGCTGAAGAATTCGTCACATCTGCGATTAGTAAGGATGGTGTGGTAGAAGCTATTGAAAATCCAAACTACAAATATATGTTAGGTGTTCAATGGCATCCAGAAATGCTTCATTCAACTGAAGAAAAGATGAATCTTTTGTTCAGTGAATTGATAAATAGTACTTATTAA
- a CDS encoding APC family permease → MNNATKKLGFWSIVLLTINSIIGSGIFLSPGSVVKMSGKYAPFIYLAAAAFAAVLAITFASSAKYVSKGGASYAYTKAAFGDNWGLYIGITRFFSAAIAWGVMATGVVKTMLNIFGADSTNFNYITAGFIILMTILFIINVCGTRILELVSNISTIGKLLALVTAIVAGLILVITTGQNNFSQIETVTADVANNMDLGTIVMAVIAAFYAFTGFESVASGSEDMEQPEKNLPKAIPLGIVIIAVIYFGIVLVSMMIDPVAMVNTKEVVALVAIFKNHIVRSIILYGSLISMFGINVAASFHTPRIIESMANENQVPKIFAKRTDKGFPLFSMVITAVLAIILPIAFKYHMGSIMIISAIARFAQFIVVPLALIWFYYGKNKQEVVSGVKKNFFTDVIIPVVALLLTIVLLAKFSWVKQFTVDNNGVLAPNYLAIVSMFIGYVLVPLFVYFYNNKHK, encoded by the coding sequence ATGAATAATGCAACAAAAAAATTGGGATTTTGGTCAATAGTTCTATTGACTATAAATTCAATAATCGGATCAGGTATATTTCTATCACCTGGATCTGTAGTTAAAATGTCAGGCAAATATGCACCTTTTATTTATCTAGCAGCAGCAGCTTTTGCAGCGGTATTGGCAATTACATTTGCTTCTTCTGCAAAATATGTTTCAAAAGGTGGAGCATCATACGCTTATACAAAGGCAGCTTTTGGAGATAATTGGGGATTGTATATAGGAATTACAAGATTTTTCTCAGCTGCAATAGCCTGGGGAGTAATGGCAACAGGTGTAGTAAAAACTATGTTAAATATTTTTGGCGCGGATAGCACTAATTTTAACTATATCACTGCTGGATTTATTATTTTGATGACAATTTTATTTATAATCAACGTTTGCGGAACAAGGATTTTGGAATTAGTTAGCAATATTTCAACAATAGGTAAGCTCTTGGCCTTGGTTACTGCGATTGTAGCGGGATTAATATTAGTTATTACTACAGGACAAAACAATTTCTCACAAATAGAAACTGTTACAGCTGATGTGGCGAATAATATGGATTTAGGAACTATAGTAATGGCAGTGATTGCAGCTTTTTATGCTTTTACTGGATTTGAAAGTGTTGCTTCAGGTTCAGAAGATATGGAACAACCAGAAAAAAACTTACCAAAAGCAATTCCACTAGGCATAGTAATAATCGCTGTAATATATTTTGGAATCGTACTTGTTTCTATGATGATAGATCCAGTAGCCATGGTAAACACAAAAGAAGTTGTAGCACTTGTAGCTATATTTAAAAATCATATCGTAAGATCTATAATTCTTTACGGTTCATTAATATCTATGTTTGGAATAAACGTAGCTGCATCATTCCATACGCCAAGAATAATAGAATCAATGGCTAATGAAAATCAAGTTCCTAAAATATTTGCAAAGAGAACAGATAAAGGATTCCCATTGTTCTCAATGGTTATAACTGCTGTTTTGGCAATTATTTTACCTATCGCATTTAAATATCACATGGGTTCAATAATGATAATAAGTGCCATCGCAAGATTTGCACAATTCATTGTTGTTCCACTTGCATTGATATGGTTTTATTATGGAAAAAACAAGCAAGAAGTTGTAAGCGGAGTAAAGAAAAACTTCTTTACAGATGTTATAATACCAGTTGTAGCACTTTTACTTACTATAGTATTACTTGCAAAATTTAGTTGGGTAAAACAATTCACTGTTGACAATAATGGTGTATTAGCTCCAAACTATTTAGCAATAGTATCAATGTTTATTGGATATGTATTAGTACCATTGTTTGTGTATTTCTACAACAATAAACACAAATAA
- a CDS encoding L-serine ammonia-lyase, iron-sulfur-dependent, subunit alpha produces the protein MVAGDGLLKDDIEETIRSIGYVAKEGMKETDIIVLNTMIQK, from the coding sequence TTGGTAGCTGGCGATGGCTTGTTAAAAGATGATATAGAAGAAACCATCAGAAGCATCGGTTATGTTGCCAAGGAAGGTATGAAAGAAACGGATATTATTGTGCTTAACACAATGATTCAAAAATAA